The Comamonas testosteroni genome contains the following window.
AGCGACCTGCTCGAACTGGCTCAGACTGGAAAAACTGCCGGAACGCGGCAGCCTGGCCCACTGGCGGCGCACCTCGACACCCTGGTTGGAGATCACTCGGGCACGGGCCGCCATCATCACATGCTCCAGCGTCGGCACGGGGTCGGCCGCACGCTTTCCTGGCGGAATGCGCGAATCCATGTCCGCGATACGCTGGGTGGTCAGCGGGTGGCTGCGCAGATAGGGCCAGCTGCCGTTGTCATTGAGCCGGCTGGCCTGCTGCAGCTTGCCGAACATGCTCACAAAGCCCTGGGGGGCAAAGCCCGCAGGAGACATCAGGCTGTAACCCATGCGATCCGCCTCGCTCTCCATGGCGCGCGAGAAGTTCAGCTGGTTCTGCATCACGGCCGCCGGACCGCCCATCATGATGGCCATGGCCGCATCGGGGCTGCGCGTTGCCGCCAGGGCGCCCAGCAGCATGGAAGCCAGCATCAGCGGCGTCTGCTTGCCTTGCTGCGCCATCATGCGGGCAATGTGGCGCTGGGTGATGTGGCTGGTTTCATGGGCGATGACCGAGGCCAGCTCATCGCCGCTGCTGACCACGCCGATCAGACCCAGATAGACGCCCATATAGCCGCCCGGCAGCGCAAACGCATTGACCTGGCGGTCCTTGCCCAGGAGCAGCGTCCAGGCAAAGCGCTCCTCAAGCTCGGGTGACAGCTCGCCATTCTTGCGCGCCGCATCCTGCAGATGCAGCCAGATGCCCTCTACGTACTCCTGCAGCACCGGGTCATCCAGATAGTCCGGATCGCGGTAGAGTTCGCGGGCGATGGAGTCACCCATACGCCGCTCCTCACCCGTGGTCAGCGACGAAGCGCCGTCGCCCAGGGTCGGCAAGCCCGCCGCCTGCGCAGATGAAGTCAATGGGGAAACGGCCTGAATAGCTATCAAAACAGAAGCTGTCAGCGCTTTTAGAATATGAACTGTACGCAGTTTTGGCATCAAAAATGGCATGGCAATCACAGCATTGCCGGCATACGGATCTTCCATATGCCGACCGTTCAACACCCCACTATGATGCCTTGATTGATGGAGACGGCGATACGCCCGCCTGGGATGCCCAGGTAAAGCCGCCATTCCATCACCGCTCAACCGTGATTGGGCGGCAGAACCCAAGCGGTCTGCCCCCGGAAAGAACCTCCATGTCCTCTCTTACCCACTTCGACGCCCAAGGCCAGGCCCATATGGTGGACGTTGGAGCAAAGCCCAGCACTCACCGTATTGCCGTGGCAGAAGGCCGCATCACCATGAAGCCCGAGACCCTGGCCATCGTGCAAACCGGCACAGCCAAAAAAGGCGATGTGCTGGGCGTGGCCCGCATCGCCGCCATCATGGCCGCCAAAAAGACCAGCGACCTCATCCCGCTGTGCCATCCCCTGGCCCTGACCCGTGTTGCCGTCGAGTTTGAGCTGGAGCCCGAATCCAATTCCATCCTTTGCACCGCCACCGTCGAGCTGAAAGGCCAGACCGGCGTGGAAATGGAAGCCTTGACCGCCGTGCAGGTCGGCTTGCTGACCATCTACGATATGTGCAAGGCAGTGGACAAGGAGATGGTGATGGGGGGGGTCAGGGTGCTGGAGAAGCACGGGGGAAAGTCGGGGAGCTGGGTGGTTTAGAGCGTGTTTACGTTCTTTACGCGGCCCGAAGAGATCGTAAACACGCTCGCTCTTGTCCGGAATGGCAGACTTGGAGAGCAGTCAAATCTTAGATATCACTCAAACAGATTGCCGGAGAAATGAAGAAGGACCTTCAGCCATTTCGTACCCGCATCTGCCCGTCCGCGCTCGCGTCCTCTCCCTCCTTTAATGATGGGATTTGGAGCTCGACGCGTAACCTGATCAGTCAACCTCAAGTACCAAATAGGGAACCTGGCCTTCAACAAAGGCATCGCGCGAGTCTGCATCAAAGAACTTGGGTTCATGGTCGCCCACCAGCACAATGCGCAAGCCCGGCACCGGGTTGCGTAGCAAGGCATCTTTCAGCGACCGCAT
Protein-coding sequences here:
- a CDS encoding M48 family metalloprotease; translated protein: MPKLRTVHILKALTASVLIAIQAVSPLTSSAQAAGLPTLGDGASSLTTGEERRMGDSIARELYRDPDYLDDPVLQEYVEGIWLHLQDAARKNGELSPELEERFAWTLLLGKDRQVNAFALPGGYMGVYLGLIGVVSSGDELASVIAHETSHITQRHIARMMAQQGKQTPLMLASMLLGALAATRSPDAAMAIMMGGPAAVMQNQLNFSRAMESEADRMGYSLMSPAGFAPQGFVSMFGKLQQASRLNDNGSWPYLRSHPLTTQRIADMDSRIPPGKRAADPVPTLEHVMMAARARVISNQGVEVRRQWARLPRSGSFSSLSQFEQVAQLYAATLSAMYLRDWPLAREMVQRLLAATAGNAPANIQARWLNAELEFKADNPQAALAALPLHSDNAPQAAPRVTASGNLAGPREAGPREARPSLATIDVVERVAPRRPELLLKTEILLRLNQAGPMASPLQTWVTDHPRDGSAWQTLARVWRSQGQEMRALRAEAEAQVAHYDYAAAVDRFKAAQDLARKAGAGADYFEASIIDTRLRAVEELLREQLRDKAVNK
- the moaC gene encoding cyclic pyranopterin monophosphate synthase MoaC; protein product: MSSLTHFDAQGQAHMVDVGAKPSTHRIAVAEGRITMKPETLAIVQTGTAKKGDVLGVARIAAIMAAKKTSDLIPLCHPLALTRVAVEFELEPESNSILCTATVELKGQTGVEMEALTAVQVGLLTIYDMCKAVDKEMVMGGVRVLEKHGGKSGSWVV